In a single window of the Oecophyllibacter saccharovorans genome:
- the dapB gene encoding 4-hydroxy-tetrahydrodipicolinate reductase, translated as MGSDSPAPVRPRIGIAGITGRLGHLCAAEAGPQVSAGLTRHPRQAGFPGIFLTSEPAELAAHADVIIDVSHAGLVQHHAASFARASVPWVLGTTGLTSADIQAVEEASRHIPVLRAANFSPALTMVLQLARQLGATLPASEYDAEIFDVHHRQKVDAPSGTALAIGQAVAEGREVAFDEVKRFDQNGARPEGAIGFAALRGGQVVGEHELRFLAADEEITLSHRALDRRVFARGALKAADWLARPGRRPGLYGMQNVLEGA; from the coding sequence ATGGGTTCTGATTCTCCCGCGCCTGTACGACCGCGGATCGGCATCGCCGGGATCACGGGGCGCCTGGGGCACCTGTGCGCTGCCGAAGCCGGGCCCCAGGTAAGCGCCGGTCTTACCCGCCACCCCCGGCAAGCGGGGTTCCCAGGAATTTTTCTGACCAGCGAACCTGCAGAACTGGCTGCCCATGCCGATGTCATCATTGATGTCAGCCATGCAGGGCTCGTTCAGCACCATGCTGCCAGCTTTGCACGCGCAAGCGTGCCCTGGGTATTGGGAACGACGGGGCTGACCTCAGCGGACATACAGGCCGTGGAAGAGGCCTCCCGCCATATTCCCGTCCTGCGGGCCGCCAATTTCTCGCCGGCGCTGACCATGGTGCTGCAGCTGGCCCGACAGCTCGGCGCGACCCTGCCAGCGTCTGAATATGACGCAGAGATCTTTGACGTTCACCATCGCCAGAAGGTGGATGCCCCTTCCGGCACCGCCCTGGCCATCGGTCAGGCCGTGGCCGAGGGGCGGGAAGTCGCCTTTGATGAGGTCAAACGCTTTGATCAGAACGGCGCCCGTCCGGAGGGCGCCATCGGTTTTGCCGCCCTGCGCGGCGGTCAGGTCGTAGGCGAACATGAGCTCAGATTTCTGGCCGCTGATGAGGAGATCACTCTTTCCCACCGCGCCCTGGACCGCCGGGTCTTTGCGCGCGGCGCCCTGAAAGCGGCTGACTGGCTGGCACGTCCCGGCCGCCGTCCCGGCCTCTACGGCATGCAGAATGTCCTGGAAGGCGCATGA
- the metK gene encoding methionine adenosyltransferase encodes MRNHGDFLFTSESVSEGHPDKVADRISDTILDAYLQADPEARVACETLVTTNRVVLAGEVRGPKEVEDTLIDRARDAIKDIGYDQEGFSWKKADITSHLHAQSADIAVGVDSAGEKDEGAGDQGIMFGFATRETEHLMPAPLFYAQTILERLRDHRKNGDPRGRGLLPDAKSQVTLRYENGKPVGATSVVVSTQHEAGMDQKEIREIVRETVQDVLPEGWMCPDNEFYVNPTGIFVIGGPDGDAGLTGRKIIVDTYGGAAPHGGGAFSGKDPTKVDRSAAYAARYLAKNVVAAGLADRCTIQLSYAIGVSRPLSVYVDLDGTGKDVDEDRLGLLLNEIMDLSPRGIRKHLRLNRPIYAKTAAYGHFGRVPDPELDNFTWENTDLVAPLKAALHR; translated from the coding sequence GTGCGCAATCACGGCGATTTCCTATTCACTTCCGAGTCAGTCTCCGAAGGCCATCCCGACAAGGTGGCAGACAGAATATCCGACACGATCCTGGATGCTTACCTGCAAGCCGATCCCGAAGCCCGCGTGGCCTGTGAAACCCTGGTGACCACCAACCGCGTGGTGCTGGCCGGCGAAGTCCGGGGACCGAAGGAAGTTGAAGACACCCTGATCGACCGCGCACGCGACGCCATCAAGGATATCGGTTACGACCAGGAAGGCTTCTCCTGGAAAAAAGCCGATATCACCTCCCATCTCCACGCCCAGTCCGCTGATATTGCCGTCGGCGTCGACAGCGCGGGCGAGAAGGATGAAGGCGCGGGCGATCAGGGCATCATGTTCGGCTTTGCCACACGCGAGACCGAACATCTCATGCCCGCCCCCCTTTTCTACGCGCAGACCATCCTCGAGCGCCTGCGCGACCACCGCAAGAATGGCGATCCGCGTGGCCGCGGCCTGCTGCCCGATGCCAAGAGCCAGGTGACCCTGCGCTATGAAAACGGCAAGCCGGTCGGCGCCACTTCCGTCGTGGTCTCCACTCAGCATGAAGCGGGGATGGACCAGAAGGAAATCCGCGAGATCGTGCGCGAAACAGTTCAGGATGTCCTGCCTGAGGGCTGGATGTGTCCTGACAATGAATTCTACGTCAATCCGACCGGCATCTTCGTTATCGGCGGCCCGGACGGGGATGCGGGCCTGACAGGCCGCAAGATCATCGTTGATACTTATGGCGGCGCTGCCCCGCATGGCGGCGGGGCGTTCTCAGGCAAGGACCCCACCAAGGTGGACCGTTCGGCCGCCTATGCCGCACGCTACCTGGCCAAGAACGTGGTAGCGGCCGGGCTGGCCGACCGCTGCACGATCCAGCTGAGCTACGCCATCGGCGTCTCCCGCCCGCTTTCGGTCTATGTCGATCTCGACGGAACTGGCAAGGACGTGGATGAAGACCGTCTCGGCCTTCTTCTCAACGAGATAATGGACCTCTCGCCGCGCGGTATCCGCAAGCATCTGCGCCTCAACCGCCCCATCTATGCCAAGACTGCCGCTTACGGGCATTTCGGTCGCGTGCCCGATCCTGAACTCGACAACTTCACCTGGGAAAACACGGATCTGGTCGCCCCTCTGAAGGCCGCCTTGCACCGCTGA